DNA sequence from the Centropristis striata isolate RG_2023a ecotype Rhode Island chromosome 17, C.striata_1.0, whole genome shotgun sequence genome:
tttttttgacagtcttcttgtgaattctgtggtggattctgtgctcttcttttgaaagcagcatttaGCAACAGGAGGTAATTCAGACCGTTAGGCACAgtttagctttttgtgattaaaacaactttaattgtcagctaatgctaaccgaACGGcgtatgcaacagtgtgtttggagggtTTGGATCATCTGTGATCATCTGTACAGTCAGGAAGGCATTCAGGCATCTCTCGATCATGCTGGAATTGTTTTGCAGCGGAGAAGTGAGGTGGACAGTCCCGTAACTTCAGTGCGTGTGTGAATGCTCGCGGATGTCTCGGAGGAAGCCGCCACACTCAAGGTCATCAATGGAAACCCTggcgcatgtgtgtttgtgtgcgcgcATCAGGCGGAACTCTGCCGCGAGAACTACAGAGAGTGCTCCTTCTGAAGCCTCCTTTCCATAAGGAATTCTGAAACAACTgtaactctgaccttctctgcgcaccaaagttgcattgatgaacacaaagttcattgcaactgccagagaaagcttcacctcaacaacaaggacaaccaacaatcaaagttgtatgttaatcttgctttatacagacagtcagtcttatatgcaactaactatactgaccctttgatttgctcacacactgatttacacatGATATATTTTAAGTTAGCTGTAACAAGATACAGTTTGTAACACCTCAAACTGCCACATGGCCACCAGGCCTAGTCAGCTGGGTTCACAGTGGGAGTTTTATGGTCCTTTGTATGAGGAGCATCAAcccccactcacacacacacgcacacacacacacacacacacacacacacacactcctctcttttgtaatgtagttaTCTATACTTTATAGATGTGTACCTTTATTTGCTTtggttttagaataaatacctgtTGATTACAAAtactgtctatttaatgttgtacattctGAACGATATGCTGGCCTCTGTtgtgacaagaattcacgattccttcagccattactaaatattaatgagGTCATtccattataattatattcataattaataaccagatccaaattgatagtttagtaactttatgagactgatttaggtgaattggatatatttttctgttttatagatGGTGCCCCTACGAGctgacttagagcaaatcaagtcatatcatttcttataattgataattatttatgataattattaataactcttatagccatctaaccacacttttgaaccgtgagattcacacaagtgttgcacaggttcatccctacatatttggtatcgttatgggagggatagcattaaTGATAACACCCTTTTCATAACATGATTGACACCCtttgcaaggtcatcatttattcataaaagagccatccttaatttgtatctgtaaccagatacccctacattAATTCACAACACATTAATGGTGCCCCGTTGCGAGGCATAGAGCATAAATGGGTGTTTCGGAATCccaacaaatatatatacatatgatgCCTCACACTAGGCAACACAAATAAAAGTGGTTTTAGATGGCTATCATAATTATTAACAAAGATTGTTgattattaaaaacatatatatttaaatatggcTTGATTTAAATCAAGTCACCTTGAAATGGGGCACcgctctgtaaaacagaaaaaagacagcCAATTAACCTAATTTAGTCCCATCACATTGCTAAACTACCAATTTggaattgtgatttttttttactttaaataaaataacatcagaaataaaatgaattaaattattttaaaataaaattagatttggatttttttcataGGTGAGGTTGGCTTCATAAATCTTCAATATTAAAAAGGACagcatgtatattccaaaatatatttattctaaaaatcaacgtaaaaacaaacaaaatacacaatatctAATCTAACAGATATTCACTGTGAAAATGAGAGTATGTGATgtgtatgcttgtgtgtgtgtgtgtgtgtgtgtgtgtgtgtctgtgtgtgtgtgtgtgtgtgtgagagggagaatgtgtatgaggggcatttgaTGTCAGCGAGTTCATGTCCTGTTAGAAACTTTTTAGTTCTATAtgtaagtagttattttaaggTGAACCCTGCTGCTATTCATGACCTTTGGTTTTGAAACCTAACCTTAAGTTGTTCTGTATTACAGCGTTTAAGTTTTAAACAGTCACCAGTGTTcgtgacacatttaaaacactgaCCGATATTTTGTTGGATGTCATACGAACCTCATTAATAAATTCTTCAAGAAATATTAATCTCAATCTTCTCCTCTTGAGGACGGTGTTCACCATAGTGATggtggctctgctgctgctgctggtgggacTGCTGCACTGTGGGAAACTCACAGttacacaaaaataactgaGACTCTTCATCTGTTTTAACCTTTCTTTAAGTTTAACTGAGTTAAATGATGCATGAAGTTATTTTAAAAGGCGAGCGGACAGTTTTCTCAAtaaatgttgttgtgtgttttgttttagacTCTGCAGATGCTGGTGATAATTTGAGCTTCTCAGAGACGATGATGATGAGAAGCAGaaccagaaaaataaaacagctgtttgttttttttgtgaagtgCTTCATCATTTTACCTGCTCAGGACTCTCAACATTATTCATATGAAGTACTGTATTTTGACAGTTCTGCATTaggttaacaaaaaaaatattagaactgTAACTAGCATTGGATGCTCTCCATTAGactgaatgtattttattaacagaattattattttgatataCAAACTTTTCATCAAACACAAGATCGTTGATAACAACTGCATttatttacaaggaaaaaatatatttttcaaagggACATTTCAACGTTCCTGACCAGATTTTTGTTGTTCGTCTcttatttaaaatttatttttatgtaaatgaaaaaatattgagTGTTCAAagttaacaaaagttttttgaCTGATTTAGCAAAAGCAATGAacaaatatctatatatacaaaatTGTCTTCACTCATACATTGTGAAATTATATCTCAaagctcaaataaaaaaacatatttgtaagttacatttttcaaaggaaatattgttaaaaataaacatcagcTCATGAACTAGAGTTCCACAGGGTTAAaatcaaacatgtatttatcttgttgttttttttattttagaaaaatggAGTAGGAAATTcaataaaggaaaacaataaAGTACAATTCTGACAATAAAGAAATTCACTGAGCTCTCTATCCAGAATATAACTGACATGATGACtgtaaaggcacatttgttacTTATTTTGCACCTCAAACTTGCTTTAGTTCACATTTTGATTTTGAGTTTAATTGTATCCCCTcgtccatattttttttacatttaataatgTCATTTTTAGTGTTTATCAGTTTTCTTCTGAGGGATTAAAGTTGCTCAATGTTTTCAGCTGGAAGATCTTTCACTGGAGGAGGCTTCTTTGTATATTCACTCTTGAAAATTTTCTGTTGGtaatagaaaaaagaaagttgtTACTGTAGTTGTAGTGAACGTAAAACAGAAGTATGTGTGAGTGTCCATATACTTTTGGCCTTTTAGTGTTTGTCAGGTGTGTGATGTGATGTCAGACCTCTGTAGTGTCGCTGTAGAGGATGACCTCCAGCTGGTTTACAGCATTCGGATCTACATCCAAAGATGTTTTTCTCAAATCCACCTGGTCAGTGAAGAGATTGTGTTTGACATTATTATCTAAAGATCAGATCTGAAAACAGCTAACTTTACTTTACaaatggtaaataaataaattagaaccATGTGACAAGATGATAAAATGAAGACAAACTCACAGTGGAAGTGTGTCCTACATAGAGACAACGATCCTCCAGTGTGTGTATGATTGTTCTGCTGTTGTTGAGCACCAAATGTAATTTCCAGCCTCTCAGTTGTTGGGGCTGTGTGAGAGCAATTGTTGAGGAGAAAAGggatgagacaaaaacaaaacaaatcactgcAGTGGTCTTTGTGGTTATGTTGGTGTTTGgcattatttgttttaattttgttttatgaCGAGAAAGAACTGGGACCAACTTTTCCATTCTCAACCTTTCTTAAACATGCTTTCAGCAGGTCATTAGTTGGTTTGGATGTTCCATTTAAAACTCTCCTCACACTTAGAGACAACCGttcactctctcattcactccaacaggaaatttagagtcaccaattaaacctaggctgcatgtttttggactgtggtaGGAAGCCAGAGGACCTGAGGAGAACCCAGGCTGACACGGGAGACTACAGGCCAGAGTCCAACCTGTGGCCTTCTGGCAATCTCTTGCAAGGCAATACTACTAATCTCTACACCACCGTAACCACCACAGTGTTCAtccacagaaataaaaattacCTTGTCTGACTTGTTGATGAGACGGACAGATTTGCCCACCAGGTTTACATCATCTACAATGATGGTTTTCTTGTCTTGACTGTCCTGCTCCTGGGTTTTACTCTGAGACCCTTCAGGCTCCAGCATTATGCGATCCTCTAGCTGAGAGacacaacatgcacacacagaaattAGCAGCTTCCTGAGCTTCCGCCTTAGACAACACAAATTACAATATCAGCAGAGACAACTGGAAGCCTCAACATCCAGCatgaagcaaaatgaaaagtaaaaaaaagtcacaggtAGAGGGCAGGATCTCATTGGGCCATTTCACCGGAGCGCAGAGGGATATTGCTTTGTGTTAGTTCTTGTGGATTACGCAACGCGATATCCAGAGGCAGTGCCGCTGCGAAACCATCTCCGCAAAGAGTGTGGCGCAGGCACTGTTTCAAGTTACCTCCCGAGTCGGGATCCCAAAAGAGATCCTGACTGACCAAGGCACCCAGTTTATGTCACGAACACTGAGAGAACTGTACGGATTATTGGGCATCAAGTCTATTTGAACCAGTGTTTTCCACCCGCAAACTGACGGCCTCGTTGAGCGCCTGAATAAGACTTTGAAGTCCATGATCCGTAAGTTTGTGCACGATGATAGTCCTAATTGGGATAAGTCGCTAGATCCTCTGCTGTTTGCAGTGCGCGAGGTACCCCAGGCCTCCACAGGATTTTCTCCCTTTGAACTGCTGTTTGGCAGGAAACCATGGGGGGTTTTGGACCTTGTTAAAGAAAGCTGGGAGGAAGGTCCAAGCCCCAGTAAAAATGAAGTACAATACGTCCTGGACCTGAGGGCAAAACTCCACACACTGGGGCGGTTATCACGGGAGAATTTGCTCCAGGCCCAGGAACGTCAGCAGCAGCTGTACAACAGAGGATCTAAGCTAAGACAATTTTCACCGggagataaagtgcttgtattaCTCCCATCTTCAACCTCCAAATTACTCGCCAAGTGGTAAGGACCTTTTGTGGTCACACGACGAGTGGGTGATGTCGATTATGAGCTTGTGCGATCTGACAGGGGAGGCGCAGATTTATCACCTCAACCTCCTTAAAGCATGGAGAGAGGCTGAGTCTGTTTCCCTGGTGACGGCAATTACAGAGAGAGATGAGTTGGGGCCAGAGGTTCCAAAATCGGCCAATCCTGCCTCGCTCCTTTGTGAAAACCATCTCTCACCGTCCCAGAGAACAGATATTGCCAGGTTGCAACAGAGTTACGCTGACGTGTTCTCCCCCCTGCCAGGATGCACAAGTCTTATTCAACACAACATTGAGACTCACCTGGGCGTGACGGTGCGTTCACAGCCCTATCGGTTACCTGAACACAAGAGAAAAGTGGTTCAGGCAGAATTGAAAGCGATGCTGGAGATGGGGGTAATAGAAGAGTCCAACAATGCCTGGTGTAGCCCCATCGTTCTTGTAAGCAAGAAGGATGGGTCCATCTGGTTCTGTGTGGACTATCGCAGGGTGAATGATGTTTCACGGTTTGATGCCTATCCAATGCCCCGGGTCGACGAGCTCCTGGATCACCTGGGCACTGCTCGTTTTTTCACGACACTGGATTTGACCAAGGGCTACTGGCAGATTCCCCTATCTCCAGAGTCCAGGGAGAAAACGGCCTTCTCCACTCCATACGGTTTGTACCAATTTGTTACACTTCAGTTCGGGTTGTTCGGGGCCCCAGCCAGATTTCAACGCCTCATGGACCGCGTGCTGCGTCCACATGTTGCATATGCTGCCGCCTACCTGGATGACGTAATCATCCATAGCACCACCTGGGCGGAGCATGTGCAGCAGGTGGCTGCGGTGCTGGAGTAACTGAGGCAGGCGGGGCTCACGGCCAACCCAAAGAAGTGTGCAGTTGGACGGAGGGAGGTACGGTATCTGGGGTACCACTTGGGCGGCGGGCAGGTGCGTCCACAGGTAGAAAAGACAGCTGCTATTGCAGCCTGCCCAAGGCCCAAGACCAAAAAAGAGGTACGGCGGTTCTGCATTTAATAAAAGTAACCTGAACTGTGATTGTACTCCGTGTCCTACCTGCTGAGGAGAGAACTCACGGTGGCTCAAACTACGCCACATATGCATAAAAGCATTTCACATGTATGTATGAAAGCATTTCACATGTATGTCTGAAAGCATTTCacttgtatgtataaaagcatttcaaatGTATGTATGAAAGCATTTCACTTGTATGTATGAAAGCATTTCACATGTATGTATGAAAGTATTTCACATGTATGTATGAAAGCATTCCActtgtatgtataaaaatatttcacttgtatgtatgaaagcatttcacatgtatgtatgaaagcatgtcatatgtatgtatgaaagcatttcacttgtatgtataaaagcatttcagtagtgtgtgtgagagcacaatattttagttgtatgtataaaagcatttcagttgtgtgtatgaaagcttttcagtagtgtgtgtgagacagcatAACATTTCAGTAGTGTTTGTGAACGCATTtcacctgtttgtgtgtgaggtttttactataatgtgtgaatgtgttttgttttatgtgtgtgtgaatggcaaTTTTGACTTATGGGCTATACGGCTCTTCATacgcgtgcgtgtgtgtccaCATACTTATGTCCAAAAAGTGTACTTGTATAACATATGTGATATGTAGTGATGTCAGACCTCTCCAGTGCTGCTGTAGAGGGTGATCAGCAGTTGTTCTCCAATGCCCCAGGATTTCTGTTTCTGCCACACCAGGTCAGTGGAGGGATGTTGTTTATCAGAATGATCTGAAGACCagatctgaaaaaaacaaacttcacCGATTACCCTACAAGTGGTTATTTGCAGATGAAACCCTCCACTACCACAAGACGAAATGTCAATGTCAATGTCAATTGAAATAAAATTCCATTTggtttcatgttttccttctcTCATTTCACTAAATTCAAACTACGGTTGAAAATTTGACAACCTGCAATGAGTTTCATATATGATTGGAGACAAacttaaacaaacagaaaaaataaaagagggaaAGTTACAAACAATACTGGAAAAAACTCACAGTGACAGTCTCTCCAGACTTGATTTTCACTGAGTTGGGAAATTTGTACATGATGGGTTTTCTGTTGTGGACTTCTATGTGTAATTCCCAGTCTCTCAGTTGTTGTTTCTGTAGGAGGGAGATCAGGTAGGAGACAGAGGATTAGATGAAGAGACATTAATGATTTTAATGTTCGTAATTAGGTGTACAGTATTTTGTACAGCATGTGATTCAGTTTGCCAAAAATGGTTTCTATCACTGAACACACTTGTACATGTACTACATGCTCCTATATAACTTCCGCAGTGTTCatccacacagcagcattacCTCTATAGAGCTAGAGTTGTTCCTGAGACGAACATAATTGCCCTCCATGTCAGCCTCTTCCACCATGATGTGTCCTTTGGCAAAGTCCAGACTGGTAAAGGAACTGTAGTTCTTCTTGTACTTTTTCTGAGAGATATCAAGCTCCAGAGCTTCTCTAACCTTTAGCTGAGAGGGAGAcaccagacagacagatagacccACACACTTACAGATATTCAACTTCCTGTCCAgataacagacagacagatggatgtgatgtgatgtgatgtgatgtgatgtgatgtgatgtgatgtgatgtcagACCTCTCCAGTGTTGCTGTAGAGGTTGACCAGCAGCTGTTCTCCAGCGCCCCAGGACATCTGGTCTAACCACACCAGGTCAGTGGAGGTGTCACCCCCTTTAATAGAACCTGCTGCCCAGatctgtaaagagcaacttcagAAATTTACCATACAGGTGAAACATTTTCCCGACAGAGCCCCCATTAACtgcaagtcaaaatgtctgtaATCTGAATACAATTACAATACAAAttggaaacaaagacaaaaaaatcaacaaacacaATCCATTAAACTCACAGTGACAGAGCTTGCAACCTTCAGTTTGAATTTCTTCTTGAATGAATATTTGATTGGTTTCCTGTTGTTGACCTGTAAATGTAATTCCCACTTTCCCATGGTCTGGTCCTGCAGGAGGGAAGTCAGGCAGGAGATAgagggagagacaaagagacactgATTTGGCAATTGCAATGTTCACAATAGTTTGTGTGACATAACTTTAGTGTAACAAAATACTTTGTACAGTATGTGGCTCAATTGTTATAAGTCTTTGTGCTGTCATGGTAGAATAACTATCTGAGTTTGAATGGGTCATTGGATTATCTCTGGATTTACTCTGTCATTTCATAGCTTACTATACATTATCATAAATCAGTGTTCATTAACACATAAACAACATTACCTGTTCAGAGTTATTGCTGAGACGGACAAATCCGCCCTCCAGGTCGACCTCATCCACACTGATGTGTCCCGGGGCAGAGTCCTGACTGGCTGATCTGGTCAGGGTTTGATCCTGAGGAGGAATATTTGCAacctaaaaagacagaatttgtcacatttgtcagcaccacccatggcaaggcaagtttatttgtatagcacttttcaacaacagggcaattcaaagtgctttacacaaaacattaaaaccattagaaagagacatatgttaaatgacattcaaatataaaaatttaaGACTGAAAACgaaaagataaaatatattattttgaaattcaaatatCAAAGGAATACAAGTTACAGTGCAGCATTACTGAAAGGCAGTGGCAAAGAGCCACACTAAGACTGCtcaatgttgcaaatgtgataTCAGTTTGTATAgaatgtgtttttgtactttCAAATTTGATGAACAACTAGCTTATGGTTTTAACAAGATATATAAAAGTTGTGGCCATCTCTGCACTCAATGTACTGTAATAATGCTGATTAAAGTAAAGTGAGTTTATTGCTTTGTACAGGACACCTCAGAGTGTGTTATAACACTGTTATTACACTTATACCATGAGGACTCACCCAAGAGTTGGACTGAGAAGCTTTTTCCTCTGCCTGGTTTGAGGGAGAATGTTGCAAAGAAAGAAGTATTCTTTTGTTAAGACACATTGGTAAACACGACATCAAGTCATCTTAATCAGACTCTGGAGCACTTGAGATCTGggtccagtttttttttattattatttttttctatagcAGACAAAAGTGACTTCTAAAATCTTTGTATTCAATAATATGTTTCCTTAGCACTGTCTGCTGACATACGGGTCAATGGGACGTTCAACATTAATTAAAGAAAACTATTGTATTTAAGGCTGACCTCCTTGCATTTGATCTCTGGGTCATCTTTAGACTTTTGATATTCGGTCCTCGGAGGCTCCAGTTTATTCTCATTTCTCTGCTTTTCATCTTTGACCTGCAGCTGGACTTCATTTTTTATCTGGGAacagagagaagatgaagagaaatttaataaaatatactgaataaataaaagaagtagTTCAAGTTTCAATAAACTAATGATTATGATTTTTGATGTGGAAAAGGACAATAATCTCAGTCTGGACTCAGATCCTGGATCTGGTCTTAGTATGactttatattttaaactaCTGGAAGTTTGATCTTTGgctgataaataattaaataatgtgtcttGAAACTGATACTAGtgtggatattattaaagtgcAGATGAACCTCATTCTTCATTCCCCTGTCCTCCTTCATCTGCTGCTCCTCCCGGAGAGATTTAAGATGCAGTTTATCAGAGAGTTTGAGCTGCTTTTGTTCTcttcttaattattttgtgAACAGTTTCTGTTTCTtgattaaatttttttcttgctcGGGTTAAACTTGAAACTCTTTACTTACTTGTTTGATCTTATCTTcctctttttcatttaaaggctccttttcttcttcagtgtcaaactgatcttcacttttctttgttttagagcgtttcttctctccttctccatcAGTTTTATCTATGAGGCAGAGGCAgtagaaataaattatttaggATGTCACAGCATATGAGAGATGAGttggaaataaaacaacacactaacACATTTTAGTAGACaataattgtttgaaaacatttttgacaataTTTGACATTTCAATCAAATTTAGTTTACACAATTTTACTTATAATATCATACATTTTCTCAAAAGATcagaagaaattacatttataaagcACTACAGTTAATTTGTGACCTACTGATTTTGTCTTGTCTACATTtccacaataaaaagaaaagtaacagAACAAACATAATGATCCAAACaccaaaatgaaaacataactgtgaaatattgaattttaatcaagtcaaaattaatttaatttaaccctttagCACTAATATCACTATTTCATCCtaaaaaatctgaatctgaataaaGCACTAGAGTTGACTTACTGGTGATGTTTTGTCTCCAtttccacacaaaaaagaaaactgcaaaAATTAACAGGATGCAAAGTACCAGACTAACAGCCAAACCAGCGATGAGAGGAGCACAACTGGACCGGACGTTAAAGAACTCATctaaaatgataaaacacaatttttgtTATGAATATAACACTGATGTTTGAAACTTAAAAGACGAGGATATCTTAAAAATGATAAGCTTTACCTGCAACAgtgatgtgtgtctctgtggtgtggTTGGTGTCCTTCTGGTGGACTCTACAGGTGAAGCTGTTGCTGTGTCTCTTCTCCAcagtcactctgctgctgacagTATAGAGGTCATCAGGacctctgactgtctctgtaggtccagcagagaggagctttCCCTCACCGTCCAGCCACAACACCTCAGGCTCTGGATACCAGCCAGAAGACTCACACTGGAGAACCACTCCCTCTTTGTCTCTATCAATCCCTCTCAAACTGATGATAGGTGAGGAAACAGCACCTGATAATGagcaaaaggaaacatttatatGATAAACGTAGCTACTTTGCATCAGCATGTCTTCTCAATTCTTGGTATATAAATATTTTGGAAAGTCAGGTCTTTTTATTGTCTTCCAaagccaaaaaacacaacagaaaacaacatcTACACATGGACTACAGATGAAACATAACTCTTTTACAGCATGTTGATTGATATCCATTATTAGAAATACCAATAAGTAAAGAATGGACTCAACGGTCTATTtgtatggtggaaaaagtatccagatgccttacttcagtaaaagtactaacaccacactgtgaaatgactccactacagtaaaagtcctgcattcaaaacttactgaagtaaaagtacaaaagtatcagcatcaagtaagggaaagtaaaagtactcgttatgcagaatgttatATATACATTCCAAATAAaatattggattatttgtatcgatgcatttatgtaagcagcatttttattttgtaaagatagggctaattGTAACGACTGTTATGaggtataattaaaaaataaatgtctcatcactctaaatgtatcatgttttaaaTCTTGGGCTGAAAGTAACTTAACCTGTcagcaaaatgtagtggagtaagaagtataaagttacataaaactcAAGTTAAAGTGCAAGTAGCTCAAATGGTAATTgaagtaaagtacttgagtaaatgttggGTATAACTTGACCTGTTCCCTCAACAGCTTCCTCTATAGATGGTATCACCATAACCAGACTACACCAAAGTCCACATTGTACATATGGGTTATGTGTATCTACTTACCAACAACAAGCTCAACAACAGCGTTTATGTTCATATCTGGAATGAAGCATCTGTATCTGCCCGCATCAGAAGGTTTCACCTTGGAGAGTTTCAGTGATATGTTTCCTTTCTTCAGTTCATTGACAAACAGCGATGTTCTTCCTCTGTACGATGGGTTTTTTACATTCTGGAGGTCCTGACCAGCACGCCACACGTGGACGAACCTGGGCTTCAAGTCAGATCTCGTCCATTCCAACGTCACGGTGGCAACATCCACCGCAGGCTGCAGGTGACATGGCAAGATGACGTCCTCCCCAACTGGACCCACTATTGGCTGACGTGAACCAATTAACTGGACCTGACCTGGaagtaaaaatctttttattagtTCTGACTTCATTGGTTACAGCTGTGTAAAGCACAGATACACATAAATGTCATGTGAACCTATGCAGAGAATGGTGtaatgcaggggtgtcaaactcaaatacacagtgggccaaaatttaaaacttggacaaagtcgcgggccaacattgatatttattgaaaaaatggacctaaacaaCTTCAAACGAAacggaacaagcaaagcttgatataacttaatattgcaaacatgcaaaatcgaatatcaaataaaacaaacaaacacatcaatggaattcatttcttaaataaaatttaaataaaaatcgtatgtccctttattttatatgcggccttctttaaatttcaatttaacagtaatctttgtCCACAGGCTGAATatgaatgtgagaataaaataacaataataaaccaaactagaaaatttctaaagaaattttgattgtctgcttgcctctggccctcatacaagtctctaggacaaacagttcaCTAGTtcgtaaaagggggcgtggctaatcaaaaagggcgggaatttatgaaacattgttatgtagaactggtaaatgatgaaccatcatcatgcatgacaagtttgaggcagattggacaatgtatgctCAAGTTATAAggtttcatgttttatgaagaaacgCCATGTCTGTTGAGTTACAGTTAAcggttttcagttaaaatgcctgtgttggaggaggggaggtgctttggtagctaagcaaccacgtggccaggtggagtcgaccaatcagagcagagcaatcaactgaaatgaacTGACAGGtccgccacactgagcagccagaggtcgacaaactgaaaattctggcctcgaacagaaagcatttttggcaaaacagtaatacctatcattgatccgacttcactttgagcgtcctgagttcttcctcaacgtctacatgtatttttttttaagaaaaatgaaaaaaatggctttgttagagcgatctaaaaaaactcttacatctcaTTTTTTCAGATATCATCctacgtttttaatatgggagccaatgaggctcttggtgcgtgttggtggcacttctctgtgtcctacTCCCAAAcgataactctgacagctttaccagaggacaaattttcctacgtttctatgtataaattatttctgtagagtgaaatttgcggcctggagcgcagttttcaaatgtattttttgacaattcttt
Encoded proteins:
- the LOC131989135 gene encoding uncharacterized protein LOC131989135 — protein: MAGPSLQIKTISVLVFHLFIAHSCRGQVQLIGSRQPIVGPVGEDVILPCHLQPAVDVATVTLEWTRSDLKPRFVHVWRAGQDLQNVKNPSYRGRTSLFVNELKKGNISLKLSKVKPSDAGRYRCFIPDMNINAVVELVVGAVSSPIISLRGIDRDKEGVVLQCESSGWYPEPEVLWLDGEGKLLSAGPTETVRGPDDLYTVSSRVTVEKRHSNSFTCRVHQKDTNHTTETHITVADEFFNVRSSCAPLIAGLAVSLVLCILLIFAVFFFVWKWRQNITNKTDGEGEKKRSKTKKSEDQFDTEEEKEPLNEKEEDKIKQIKNEVQLQVKDEKQRNENKLEPPRTEYQKSKDDPEIKCKEAEEKASQSNSWVANIPPQDQTLTRSASQDSAPGHISVDEVDLEGGFVRLSNNSEQDQTMGKWELHLQVNNRKPIKYSFKKKFKLKVASSVTIWAAGSIKGGDTSTDLVWLDQMSWGAGEQLLVNLYSNTGELKVREALELDISQKKYKKNYSSFTSLDFAKGHIMVEEADMEGNYVRLRNNSSSIEKQQLRDWELHIEVHNRKPIMYKFPNSVKIKSGETVTIWSSDHSDKQHPSTDLVWQKQKSWGIGEQLLITLYSSTGELEDRIMLEPEGSQSKTQEQDSQDKKTIIVDDVNLVGKSVRLINKSDKPQQLRGWKLHLVLNNSRTIIHTLEDRCLYVGHTSTVDLRKTSLDVDPNAVNQLEVILYSDTTEKIFKSEYTKKPPPVKDLPAENIEQL